gactgcccgttccatgatctcgccatcacggttgacaactacattgtgtcctcctcccagagctctaagaaccttggcgtgatcctggacaacaccctgtcgttctcaactaacatcaaggcggtggcccgttcctgtaggttcatgctctacaacatccgcagagtacgaccctgcctcacacaggaagcggcgcaggtcctaatccaggcacttgtcatctcccgtctggattactgcaactcgctgttggctgggctccctgcctgtgccattaaacccctacaactcatccagaacgccgcagcccgtctggtgttcaaccttcccaagttctctcacgtcaccccgctcctccgctctctccactggcttccagttgaagctcgcatccgctacaagaccatggtgctcgcctacggagctgtgaggggaacggcacctcagtacctccaggctctgatcaggccctacacccaaacaagggcactgcgttcatccacctctggcctgctcgcctccctaccactgaggaagtacagttcccgctcagcccagtcaaaactgttcgctgctctggcccccaaatggtggaacaaactccctcacgacgccaggacagcggagtcaatcaccaccttccggagacacctgaaaccccacctctttaaggaatacctaggataggataaagtaatccctctcaccccccccttaaaagatttagatgcactactgttccactggatgtcataaggtgaatgcaccaatttgtaagtcgctctggataagagcgtctgctaaatgacttaaatgtaaatgtaaatgttctccAGTGGAAAACAAAGAGGGATGTGTTCCAATGCTCAACGATTGGTCTGATTAGAAGCTGCAGGCTGGGGGGTTATTGCTGTGTTAAAATGACCAGACATGCAGATAAGAAAACGTAAAAGTGAAGAGCCTAACAAAATCTATTTGTTCTGTTAAGACATTATGAAAAAAACAAGAGTTATGTTTTTTAACAGATCGAGTGGTAACACTGGAGGGTGGCTGACAAAGTACATTTTCCTAGCTTCTATTCCACTATTGAACTAGGCTATACCAGCTCTCAAGAGCCCAAGGGGGGTATATCCAGCCCTTGAATTCTTAAACTGAAGGTATGGACCATATCTGGATCAATGAACTACTATCCAGACACTCTGTTTTAACATTTATGAACTGTATTAATCCTCACCAGTGATAAGGTTTTGGAAATCTTTGGAACAACAAACTGTACAATGTGGACCCAGAGGATATCCATTGAAAGTATTCATTAAAACGCTTGTTTCCAAAGTGGTCCTCGATGGTAAAAATGTTCATATAAGCGAGAAAGAATCTTTCAAATTCAAAAGGTTGAACCCAGCTGTTTTCACACACTGCTTCGACTACAACACATCCTTTCACCTTGCGCTAGCTTTTCCATTGGACCATTCCATTCCAAATTTCCGGTTGGATTGTATGTGGTTCTGGAAATATAGCCGGGTACACCTTTACTAAACTGCGTACAGTATGTGTATCTGTTGTAAATTATATCTCGCTGGTATGAAAGTTAAATTCCAAATGTTTCCAAAAACCGAGGAATATTCACATTAAGATGAAGCATTTGGACAGCATCCGACAGCTTTGGAGTGTTAGTGCATTTTCCTCACATGGCAAAATGTGACGTGGAATATCTCCACTGTCATGGAATGGAATTAGAGTCATGAGAAGGGCTAGGCTATATTGAACTCTTGGACCTAAACATCTCTTGTCTGTCACAAATGTTGAATAAAATTACATTTTAACTTACTCTGCCAATTGTCCATGGGGTTGGTTCTCATATAGGGTGGAATTTGAGACTACGAGTCTCCCAGACTACAAATCCCCCACGAGTTATTGCTTGTTTGTGCACATTTGGCACAAGTCCAGGACTTTTATTTTGACAGGAGGAAAGCTGAGAAGAAGTGGGTCTACAACAGACCCACGTTTGgaaagtctgtttaataatacgTTCCTTTGGATATTTTGTCTCAAATTCCACCCCCAAAAACCAACCCCACAGACAATTGGTAGAGTAAGTTCAAATATGTGGATAAACAATAAGAAAGTAcgaaatgtgattgattgatgtaAAAATATTACTGTGTATATCACTAAGTATTTACTGTGGAAAGGAATGCCCATGCGATTTGAGGAAGGTAATCAACCAAGAACCAAACGGCAATGTATTGTTCCTTTTTATACTCCGTAGTTACGTCATCATTATTCCGTAGGTACGTCATCAAAACAAGCCAGAGTCGGTCGGATCGCATTGACACAATTCTGACCTTCACTTGAACAGTTACCCAATAAAGTAAGTCGATTTGCCTATTTATATCTTGCCATTAAAATAGCATTACTGTTAAGTTCAATGTTGAGGTTGCTGTTTTGCTTGTGTGCTTTTTTTATTCATGCCAATGCGAAGTCACATGATCAAGAAATGCTAACGGTAACTGGCAAGCTAACGTTAGTTTGCCGTCCGTCCAATCTATCTGGTGGTGTCATATCACAGTTggtatataactaggcaagtcagttaagaagaaattattatttacaatgacggcctaacccggcgacgctgggccaattgtgcgccgccctatgggactcccaatcacggttgtgatacagcctggaagcagggtctatagtgacgcctctagcactgagatgcagttccttgGACCACTTCGCCACCCAGCAGCCAAAGTCTGTGGTCAAATACTTTAAATAGGTACAAGGCTTATCAGTTAAACAACCCTCGTGCAACTTTGTCATCCTATTtagcctgtctgtgtgtaatgtgttCTAGGAATTTGTAAGCTTTAGCAGGATGTCTGTAAAACAGGCTTCAGTCCATGCTAAATGGATCATCGGCAGAGTGATCGGGACCAAGATGCAGAAGACAGCAAAAGTTAGAGTCACCAGACTGGTTCTGGACCCGTACCTGCTCAAGGTAAACACAGACGGGGTCAGCCCAGTGTCACAGGTGGGATCTCCCACGGGAGAAAAAAAACATCTTGACCATTAGACCGGGAGGGACACTGATTTTGAAGTTGCTGGCAGGGCTACCTCATCACGAGACAATGAGCCTGACTCATGCCCACTACATTAGTACTCTAGGCCAGTCCAGCACATTCACTTAATAGGTGCATATCTATGGAGGCAACCTCTCCTCGTCGGCTTTACGTCATCTGCActgatgtataaaaaaaaaaaactagacgGATACCGGCAAATTTGTATAGAAAATTCTCTATTGCTTTGGTTATTTCTCACTCAATGTTATAGCTTATTTGTTATTCAGGGTACTGTGACATCTACCATCCCTAGTTGTCCAACAACTGTACCAGTCctcactctcacctctctcttaCAGTACTACAACAAGAGAAAGACCTACTTCGCCCACGATGCCTTGCAGCAGTGCACTGTGGGAGATATAGTCCTTCTGAAGGCCCTTGCTGAGCGCAGGTCGAGACATGTGAAACATGAACTGGCAGAGATCGTCTACAAGGTGGGCAACGTGGTGGACCCCCTGACAGGGAAGAGGGTGGCGGGGAGCGAGTTTCTAGAGTGCCTCACTGACCCCCCACACAGTCTGGAGCAGGAGTGTCCGACGCTAACAGAGAAATTACAGGAACTCAACATCTCTGCTGCTACCTCTTCAGGTGCAACCTTGGTCTCGTCATCCACAACCACACCTTGACTTTGCATCATTATTTGATTGGGGTGATTTGTattttgtatatctatgttgttgtttttttctaaCTCAAAGTGCTTGACGTTGTATGGGGGTGTAACTAATCACCGATTCCACCTGCGGTTATTTGATGTTTTTGTTTGTCATTGATTATGTTGTCTTGGTTTATATGCAATTCTGCAATCAAGTCTAAAATGTTTCCATCTTTAAATTCAAGGTGAATTCAATAGATTGTTTTCAGGTGTTTCATAGTTCAGCTGTTTTGAATTCAGGTTGTGTAAATCTATCAACCACATCCAATGCCATACAATGATATTTTATCATCAAATAAAAAGACCCCAATGGGAAAACAGTCATTTCCCCCTGCATTTGTTCCCCCACATAAGCCTACATGAAGTTGTTCATACAAACTTTTGCTTCGTTCATTTGGATTTATGTTGATCAGAGGCATGCATTTAATTCTCATTTTGATAAAAGATCATTCAGATGACTTCACGTTGACACATGCAATAATGTGGTCCTGTGGTCACTTTTTCAGATTTGTCGGTATTGGTGAATGTGGCTTTACCGCCATCTAGTGGAAACAGTTGATATTCTATTTTGTATGACctggaacgttttttttttttttttatgacctGGAACGTTATAGCAGAGTTTCTATACCCAGATACGAAACTTCCGCGAACGCTTGCGACCAAACTGACGGTGGTTTGGAGTTCGAGAAGTCAATGAGAATAGTAAcattcttccttagttgttcatTTTGCAAACTAGTTTGTCCGAAATCGAAAAAACACAACCAAGAGTCGAGGCAATATCTTAAGCAGTTGAACTTATTCCTCCCAACCTCGTGAAACAAACTGTTTTCATTTGCGTCGaaaacaactttatatcgaaGGAGTCCCGTTGACGGCCTGCGACGCGATTAGGTGCTTCTACGCATGAGTTTAGCTGGCCAACGTCGCTATGACGCGACGCATCATGTGGCGACGCATCAttcagagccccacctgttttgagccccacatttttagcaaaaaaagaaatacatATTTTTGGGAGGGGTTTCCTGTTTTCCATTTTATTTTGGCAATTAACATGTGTCACATCTCAGATTAcactatcaaaataaagaaagtcgcacactccatgtataatctcccagcaatttaatgggtatttaccaatatttcggcatcactgtgccttcatatagaaacataatggaatattgtacatcatattagcGTCAACATACATTGTTTCATTCAATTTCACATAATTTCGTATTTCATTTTTGTTACATGTAATCTTTTGGTTCAACCTTAATATATAATGAgcatcaacagggggaacatattaGGTGTACGCTAAAAAGctgtaaaaatatttttttacatttataagacttgttcataaaggaaaatgttttcataagaagggcctgagatcaaagtcaatattcagACCACTAGGGGTCAATGTTTTTAGGCAGGATATTAAGCCTCTCtttgtagtagtaggatctcaaTGTTACCTCTCCTTGGTAGAGCAACAAGCTCAATGTCTGTATatttgagggaggagatgggatggTTAGCTTCAACAAAGTGAGATGCTACTAGATAGTCAATGTTCTTACACCTGATTGAGCTGCGATGTTCAGCTATGTGTTGTTTTAATTGTCTTTTCGTTTGTTCTATGTCGGCTTTTCCACATGACAGGTGATGAGATAGATTACTCTCTTGGTCTTTTATGAGATGATACCCCTCACAGGGATCTTTCGACCTGTATGTGGGTGTCTGAAGAAAGACATTTTTATGGTGCTATTACACTGTGCGCATGAGCCACATTTGTAGTTCCCATTTGGGATAGGTGtcaagagtgtctgagtgggctcAGGGGGCATGTCAGATCTCACCAAACTATCTCCAATATTGTGACCACACTTATAGACCACCAGTGGGGTTTCCCTGAAGAGGTGTGCAATTTTTTTGTTGTCTGATTGCAGAATATGCCAGTGCTTTTTCAGAATTGCTTTCATTTTCTCCGAACCCTTGGTGTACTTAGTACAAAAGACGGTTGCCCTGTCTTTCTTCTTTGGTTAATTTTTAGTAATTCCGCTCTTGGTTTTTAGTTtgccgttagtcagcacctccacacaaGCTATTTTTCTGGATGTGTGCCAGCTCATGTTTTTTTATCTGTTGTTTTTTTACATATCAGATTACAAACAATATTTTTAAAAACCATATGAttcagttaataaagctgcatacaaacatggtctctttttggtTTCTAGAATAAggaagctccaaaatgcaggtgtttcagcctagctcagtgctttctgtggtggggcaagccagcagaaaatacggagcgttgcgccgtgattggctcagtgttctgtcactcatggggacactatgtcacgtccaagtctaagggtagagctagaCAATTCAAGCCCTAGAGTTACATtacctgccatagagttacattagaagtgcccatccaagaaggctcaaggtgattggccacagataaaatgacatcaaatcacgtATCTACAGTAGCATTATATCtacatactttcaaaatcttagctagcagtcatcatcatgagtcaagtcgacaatctactggcaaatcctttttaatccctgtcatatgaagagaaataatgaagagaaattataaacAAAACTTATTggtgctcattggccattggacataaacattacataacaagttggaaatcgcaaattcaacagtgagtggtttggaaggaatcagtggctaactgcaagcattgcaaagcaatcattagcctgctattcagtggagtggctgtgtggtaccacgtctaagattaagggtcccctttcctagtttaaaatgataaacattcaacattgtcaAGACTAAGCAtctcttttcctagtttaaaagTATAACCATTCAACattgtcaatgaagcatgatttgtgccacgCTCAAAAAAAGTGTTAACTCTGAACTTCAAAATctgactttagtgagttcaagacaactgggaactcaggaaaaATGAGCTACGACtgagaaaatacgttttgaactgtcatccaacttggaattgtAAATTCAGAACTCagacctctttctagagctacgacctgaagatcactaacgtcatcatgattcaaccttttttcttcgagttcccagttgtcttgaaagcaccatacatccagagaatgacagactttgatgataaggtttgatgacaaaatttgcccacgaaggaccgccgcgccaccttcctgttcaagtgagcacagcacaacaaagtaagtccaaaaatgtcttcTATGCTGCTGTATAAATTATATGCCAggaagatatgtatactgtagctaaaacAATAATActgagtgtatgttgtgtagtaagctgttagtaacccatgtgcctcaccctaataatttggtctattttcacctcttaatttcgcctactTTTCTGACtttgtggtgcacatgtagcctataacctgtttttgacaaatgtaatcattgaatattgtaagagctttcattgtctgcttacagtgccttgcaaaagtattcatctcccttggcatttttcctattttgttttgGTTTCCTATTaacttacagttcatataaagaaatcattCAATTGAAATAAACGCATTAGGCCCAgtccatggatttcacatgactgggaatacaattatgcatctgttggtcacagatacctttagaAAAAGTTAgggacgtggatcagaaaaccagtcagtatctggtgtgacctcaatttgcctcatgcagcgtgataCATCttggcatagagttgatcaggctgttgatcgtggcctgtggaatgttgtcccactcctcttcaatgcaTAGCCACCGGAAGTAGcagtgctgagggtgctgcagcatccCCTGAAAAATCAGAATTAGAAATATctgaataaaaaaatacaaatgtgtGTCAAAAAATTTTTATTTCACAAAAGtaatgcactgggcctttaatagtccTTTATTAGTGGACCGATATATCTGTCTGCAGCGCCAGAAAAAATATTTCTACAGCACCCCCACCTCCAAACTACTTTCCGCGGCTATGCTTCAATGACTGTGCGAAgtcgctggatattggcgggaactggaacacgcttt
This DNA window, taken from Oncorhynchus nerka isolate Pitt River linkage group LG23, Oner_Uvic_2.0, whole genome shotgun sequence, encodes the following:
- the mrps17 gene encoding 28S ribosomal protein S17, mitochondrial isoform X1 — translated: MSVKQASVHAKWIIGRVIGTKMQKTAKVRVTRLVLDPYLLKYYNKRKTYFAHDALQQCTVGDIVLLKALAERRSRHVKHELAEIVYKVGNVVDPLTGKRVAGSEFLECLTDPPHSLEQECPTLTEKLQELNISAATSSGATLVSSSTTTP
- the mrps17 gene encoding 28S ribosomal protein S17, mitochondrial isoform X2 → MQKTAKVRVTRLVLDPYLLKYYNKRKTYFAHDALQQCTVGDIVLLKALAERRSRHVKHELAEIVYKVGNVVDPLTGKRVAGSEFLECLTDPPHSLEQECPTLTEKLQELNISAATSSGATLVSSSTTTP